A segment of the Mangrovimonas sp. YM274 genome:
TTTCTTTGGAAGCTCCTGCCATTTCACTTAAAATCAACACGCCATCACCATTAACTCTAGTAGCAATATATTCCTTGGCAACCAAGTTCATTCCATCTCGAAGTGGTGTAATAATGGCAACATCAGAAGAGGTATATAAGTCTATTAGGTTTTCAAAGGGCATGGCTCTATAAAAATACCATATAGGAGTCCAGCTGACGGTAGAAAATTCACCATTAATACGTCCTACAAGCTCATCGGTCTCTCGTTTTAGGCGTTGGTACTGTGGGACATTGGAGCGTGAAGGAACGGCCAACATGATCAACCTTACTTTTTCTTTAAATTCTGGGTATTTGTTCAAGAAATATTCAAAAGCCCTAAGCCTGTTGGGGATACCTTTGGTATAATCTAAACGGTCTATGGAGAGTATCATTTTAGCGTCATTGGTAGACTGGATATGGTCGTCCAAGCGGCGTTGCAATTCCGATTTTTCCGTGGGAACCATTTGGTTGTGGCGTAAAGCTGCATCGTGAAATTTGGTATAGTCAATCCCCATTGGGAAGGAGTCTACTTTTACAGTGCGATCGCCATATGTAATTTTATTAAACTTAACATCCAATCGCAATATGCGTTTTACCGAACTTAAAAAATGGCGTTCGTAATCGTAGGTATGGAAACCTAAAAGGTCGGCACCTAACATACCTGTTAAAAGTTCCTCACGCCATGGAAAGGTTCTGAATATTTCATAGGAAGGGTATGGGATGTGCAAGAAGAATCCAATAGTAGTATTGGGCTTTTTATCTCTAATCAATTGCGGCAACAGTAACAATTGGTAGTCATGAACCCAAACGGTGTCTCCATCTTCAAGGTTTTCCACCACTACATCTGCAAACTTTTGGTTCACTTCAATATAGGAATCCCATTGATCCTTTTCAAATTCAGTGTATTCCATGAAGTAATGAAATAGCGGCCAAAGGGTTTTATTGCTAAAGCCATAATAGAAATTTTCCACATCCTGTTCCGTAAGAGGAACCGCGACACATTTTTCTTTTTTGATGGCATTGTCCACCTTTTTGGAAAGCGCCTCGTCCAAAGCTTCTTCGGTTAAACCAGACCATCCTATCCAGATGCCATTGCCATCAGCATGAACCGATTTCATTCCCGTGGCAAGGCCCCCAACACTAGGGACAATATTTAAGGAATTCTGTTCTATTTTAACCTGTAATGGTAGTCTATTGGATACAATGATGGTTTTACTCATGAAATTTTATTTATAAAATTGTTTATACTGCGAATTTTGTTAATTTAATGAAAAATTGAACGTTTTCCATATCAAAAAGAAAAAGAATTAATGAACAACTTAGATTACGGGATTATAGGGAATTGCAGAAGTGCTGCATTGATTTCAAAAACAGGTGCTATAGAGTGGTGTTGCCTACCAGAATTCGATTCGTCATCGGTATTTGCTAAACTACTGGATGAGAATATTGGGGGGAGCTTTGAGATTTTGGTGGACGAAACTTACACCATTACCCAAGACTATATAGAGAATACTACAATTTTAGTGACTAGATTTAGTCAGGGCAACGATGTTTTTGAAGTCCACGATTTTATGCCGCGTTATTATAAGGCGAATGGAGGGTATCAAGCGCCTCCCGAGATTATTCGCTATATCCATCATATATCAGGAAAACCTACCTTTAGGGTAAAGTACAATCCTAAACTAGAATACGCCAAAGGTGTCACGGAAATCTATATTAAGGAACACTTCATTGTGAGTTTGACCTACGGGGAGAGATTTGATACTTTATTTCTGTATACCAATTTTGATAAAGAAAAGGTTGTTAATGGCGACACTATAGAACTTACAGAGGATGGCTATTTTTTGGTGGGATATAATGAGAAGGTATTCGAAACTACGGTAGAAAGCGTATATCTGGAACACCAGAGAACCAAGGTATATTGGTTGAATTGGATGGATAGGACTCCTAAATATAAACGTTACCAAAAACAGATTTCCAGAAGTGCCTTGACCCTCAAGTTACTAACATACGACAAGACCGGAGCTGTTTTGGCTGCGGCTACAACCTCCTTGCCTGAAACCATTGGGGAAGTACGTAATTGGGACTATAGGTTTTGTTGGATAAGGGATGCCTCTATGGTGATTAAAGTGGTATCTCAGTTAGGACATAAAAACATTGCTAAACGCTATCTTAAGTTCATCATGGATTTGATTCCGGATAAGGATGAGAAACTGCAGATTATGTATGGAATCAATAAAGAAAAGCGTCTGAGCGAAACAACTTTGGACCATTTAAGTGGTTATAAAAATTCCAGTCCTGTACGTGTGGGCAATGCAGCTTATAAGCAAAAGCAAAATGATATTTATGGAATTTTAATGGATGTCATTCACCAACAGTTTATCAACTTTTCTATGGATATTGAACATACCGAAGAGATTTGGACCATAACAAAAGGAATTGTTTGGGTAGTCAATAAGCACTGGAAAGAAGCCGATAAAGGTATTTGGGAATTTAGAACGGAGGATAGACATTTCACCTTTTCAAAGGTGTTATGTTGGGTTGCCGTTGATAAAGCTATAAAAGTGGCCGAAATATTGAATAAACAAGGGAAAGTAACCAAATGGAAACAAATTGCAGCAGAGATTAAAGAGGACATAATGAGCAAGGCCTGGAGCGATGAAGCTAAAGCGTTTACACAATCCTATGGCTCTCACGATTTGGATGCTTCGGTGTTGTTGATGGAGCCCTATGGTTTTATTGAAGCAAGGGATCCTAAATACATTAGTACCGTAAATGCTATAGAACGCGATTTAAGTAATGACGGTCTCCTTTATCGTTATAAAAATAGAGACGATTTTGGTTTGCCGTCTTCATCTTTTACCATCTGTACGTTTTGGTTCATTAATAGTCTATATAAAATAGGAGAGGTGCAAAAAGCAAAACAATGGTTTGATAGATTGTTGTCCTATAGCAATCATTTAGGTTTGTTTAGTGAGGATATCGATTTTAAAACCAAACGTTTGTTGGGCAATTTTCCTCAGGCCTATTCCCATTTGGCTTTGATAGAAACTGCTATCAACTTGTCTAATGTTACAGATGATGAACGTGTATTGGATAAGATGCGTTAAGCCTTAATTTGATTTTTTATAATTGAATTTCACAGTGTCCACTTCACCCGATTTGTTGTGGATATCCACGTAGACATTCATTTCGGTGTCGCTAATTTTTTCAAAGGTCATCCCTTCAAAAACAACTTTTGTAGGGGTGATTTCTTTTAAGGGAAAATCTACCGTTTCGTCTTTGTCTTCCCAGCCAGTTAAGTCATTTTTAAAATGTTTTAGTTGAAGAATCAGGGTATTATTGACTTCGCGTATGATTTCAATTTCATAAAAAGAGACTTTACCATCGTTGATAAGTTTGAAAGTGGCCATCATGGAGCCTCCCGAAGGTTCGCTCCAGTTTTCTTCAGTTTGTCCTCCAAAGGCTTCGCCTTTCCAATTACCTGCTATCCAAGAAATATTATCCAGTTTGGGTTCTAAAGCCATTGTTTGTGAGATGCCTAGAAAGGGAATAATTAACATTACCAGAAATAAGGATAATTTTGAAATCATAGATCTTATTTTATAAAGGAAGTTAGTGAGAATAGATTGGATTTGGTTCTTTTTTTGTTTTGTAATTAATTTAATTTCAAGTGGTTAGTGTGAAATACACTTTTTTTTATAAATTTAACACTCTTCCTTAATAGCGTTTCCCACGGCTGTATTTAACCTGCGCTTATTTATGCAATTTTATTTACTAACCAAAAAATCATTTTAAAATGAAAAAACTAGTTGCATGCTTTTGTGTGGTGTCTATTATGTTCACTGCATGTCAAGAAGGAGAATTTTTGGAAGCTAAAGATGTGGAGGCCGCTACTTCATTAGAAGATCAAATTATTAGGGTAAACCTAAGTTCTAATGTGAGAAATCAAACAGCCCGTTCGGGAAACAATAATGATGATCCTGCTCGGGAATTTATGTCTGCTATTAATACAGCACTTTCTGGACAGGGAATACTATTGGAGAAGATTGAGTTTCTGGGTATGGGGGAAGAAGGAAGAACTTTAACTTTTTTTAGTGATAGGGGCAATAAGCAATTAACATCCGATTTTGTTCCTAATGATTTTAGAAATGTTGGAGGAACAGCAGTTCCCTATTGGATTGATGATATGGAATTGGGCACCTCTTCAGGTATGACAGAACAAGAAACTTTTGATGCCATTGTGGATTGTATGGCCATTTGGGATGCTGAGACCTGTTCTCAAGGCCTTGATATTCCATTTTTAGGAACATCTGGAATGGATGTTGGATTGATACAGCTTTTTATGGGATATGGGGGATTTGATGGCATTATTCCAGGGACTATTTTGCACGGGGGAATCTTGCCGCCCAGTTTTTTTGAAGATATCAACGGGCTAGGTGGAGGTAGTGGAACTATTGGCGCGACTTTCACTTTTATTTGGCTTAATTTTGAAGATGGACAACCTTCAGATATTGATGGTAATGGAAAGGATGATGTTGCATTTAGGGAAATTTATATCAATGATAATTTTAATTTTCAGGATGCACCAAATCATGAATTGTTTGAGGGGGTTGTAGATTTTGAAACTATAGTTCTGCATGAAGTAGGCCATGGTTTGTCTCAAGGACACTTTGGGATGGCCTTTCCTGATAATGGACATTTTAATATACACTTTGCTCCGGCAGCACTTATGAACGCTGTGTATTCGGTTCCTAGAAGAGAGGTGACTCAAACAGATCAAGCTGGACATTGCAGTATTTGGGCAGATTGGCCAAACAATTAGAGTGCCATTCTTTATAAAAAATCAAAGCCCATTCAATAATTTGAATGGGCTTTTTCCAATTTATATTAGAATTCTGATTTAGTCAATAAATTTAAAAAATTCAACGCTCCGCAACAAGCGCTAGTTTTGTACCATCTGGACTAACCGCCATTCTAGTAATGTTGTGAAGGTTTAACTCTTTTAAACTTGCAATTTGAACCCATTCTTTTCCTTGTGTAGGATTTAGGTGATAGATGTAGTCATCCTTCGCCATTAGGATAGTACCGTCATTTAACCAGACGAGATCTTCACTATCTGTTAGTGTATTGGCAATAAATGTGAATTTTTGCGTTTTTTGGTTAAAAGAATGGATTTCCCATTGTGGTTTCTCTTTGGAAACATAGCTAATTAAATTGCTGTTTGGAATGTTGAGAAGGGAGCGCCCAATATTTCTTTGGATGGTATCTGCTTTGTGATGTTTTAGGTTGTATTCCACCAAGGAAAGCATGTCTGGTTCCAAAACGGCCAAAAACAAGGTGTTTTTATCTTTCCATGCATGATAGCCAATCAGTAAATTATCTATAAGAACTTCCGAGGAGTCATCATTCAAACTGTAGCTGTATAATTTTTGGCTGCTATCCAATCCTAAATTGATTGAAGAAACAGCTTTTTTACCAGGGATTTTAATGGGGGAGTATTCACTGCCTTCGGTGTTACAAAGCCAAGTTGTCTCACCTGTTTTCAAATTGTATTGGGCTATATCGGTTTGACCATTTCTAGTGGAAGAAAAGACTAGGGTGTAGTTATCTAGAAACGACGGTTGGTTGTCATAACCTTCCTTATTAGAAATATTTTGGATATTGGAAAGTTCCAATTTACCCGAGGAATGGTCAATATCGAACAGAAATACATCGGTATTGGGTTGGGCATAAATTACGGTTGTAATGCACAATAAAATGGGTAATAGAGAATAGCGCTTCATGATTTTGTATTTAGGCTAAAGATATAAAGTTTATGAATTAAGTAGGTGAAAACTTGCATGTGCAAATTATATTACTACATTTGTAGTATCAAAACTATAATTGTGGATATAAAACAACTGAACAAATCGGAATTGCAAATCATGAAATATCTATGGAGCCTCAAAAAGGGCTTCATGAAAGATATCGTAGAGCAATTTCCAGAACCTCGCCCTGCCTACACCACCATTTCAACCTTGTTGAAACGTATGTGCGATAAGGATTATATAGGTTTCAATAGGTTGGGACGTGATAAGGAGTATTATCCCATACTTCAAAAGAACGACTATTTTTCCGGGCAAATGAAAGGCATGATCAAGCACTTTTTTAATAATTCTTCTTCGCAGTTTGCTTCGTTCTTTACAAAAAATACTGATTTGAGTATTCAGGAATTAGAAGAGTTGCAAGAGATGCTTCAAGAGAAAATCAATCAAAAAAAACAATAGGATGTTGCATTATGTACTCTATTCAATATTGGGTTTAGGAGCTTCATTTGGCATTTTTTCATTGTTATTGAAGTATCATAAAAGCTTTTTGTTTAACCGCTTTTTCCTTTTAGTTTCCTTATCGCTTTGTTTGTTGGCGCCTTTACTTGAAATTGAGATGTTTAATAGTGTGCCTAATTTAGCTGAGGTTACTTTGGAACCTTCAAATTATAGTTTGCAGACCAACGAAATTCTTTCTGTTCAGACAGTTGAACACATTACGCTAAAACCAAATACGGCTATTAAAGGGCTCTTGGTTTTATATATACTCGTTACGGGATGTTTTGTTTTTAGGTTTTTAAAAAATTTAAGGCATATTCTGAAGCTTACAAAACAGCATTCTGGCCTTATAGAGGATTTAAAGTTGGTGCCCATTGATGGACAGGATGAAGCGTTCAGTTTTTTTAATTATTTGTTTGTTGATACTGAAAGTTTAGAAGATGCCATTTACAAGAGTAGTGTTGTAAAGCATGAAATGGCCCATTGGAAGCAGCTACACACTTTGGATGTACTCTACACTGAAATTATACTCTGCTTTTTTTGGTTCAACCCATTTGTATGGTTGTACAAAAAGGCAATTATTCAAAACCACGAATACTTGGCAGATAGGAGTGTAGTTGAATCGGGGATTGATACTCTTAACTATTCCCAGGCAATTATTCATTTTAACAGCGCATTGAAAGGACATCCCTTTGCGAGCGGCTTTAATTTTAATCAAACCAAAAATAGACTTCATATGTTACATCAATCAA
Coding sequences within it:
- a CDS encoding bifunctional alpha,alpha-trehalose-phosphate synthase (UDP-forming)/trehalose-phosphatase — its product is MSKTIIVSNRLPLQVKIEQNSLNIVPSVGGLATGMKSVHADGNGIWIGWSGLTEEALDEALSKKVDNAIKKEKCVAVPLTEQDVENFYYGFSNKTLWPLFHYFMEYTEFEKDQWDSYIEVNQKFADVVVENLEDGDTVWVHDYQLLLLPQLIRDKKPNTTIGFFLHIPYPSYEIFRTFPWREELLTGMLGADLLGFHTYDYERHFLSSVKRILRLDVKFNKITYGDRTVKVDSFPMGIDYTKFHDAALRHNQMVPTEKSELQRRLDDHIQSTNDAKMILSIDRLDYTKGIPNRLRAFEYFLNKYPEFKEKVRLIMLAVPSRSNVPQYQRLKRETDELVGRINGEFSTVSWTPIWYFYRAMPFENLIDLYTSSDVAIITPLRDGMNLVAKEYIATRVNGDGVLILSEMAGASKEMNEALLINPNNFEDIANTLKQALEMPMEEQHKRIKILQKRLKRYTVEKWADEFMKSLNATKVTESVAVAKRLDDAAQTDMFANYKKAKRKLLFLDYDGTLVGFKDNPKDASPDNELFALLDKLSEQENTDLVIISGRDQGTFKKWFNNKNYNLITDHGVWLKRPETNWEALEHLKNDWMENVRPILETFVDRTPGTFIETKQYSLAWHYRKADPELAQIRTIELNTVLTGLISNDNLSVLSGNKVIEIKNSNVNKGRACLRLIPDDTYDFIFAIGDDWTDEYMFEELPESAYTVKVASKTTKAKYYIKDTNEVRQLLEKFVNA
- a CDS encoding glycoside hydrolase family 15 protein gives rise to the protein MNNLDYGIIGNCRSAALISKTGAIEWCCLPEFDSSSVFAKLLDENIGGSFEILVDETYTITQDYIENTTILVTRFSQGNDVFEVHDFMPRYYKANGGYQAPPEIIRYIHHISGKPTFRVKYNPKLEYAKGVTEIYIKEHFIVSLTYGERFDTLFLYTNFDKEKVVNGDTIELTEDGYFLVGYNEKVFETTVESVYLEHQRTKVYWLNWMDRTPKYKRYQKQISRSALTLKLLTYDKTGAVLAAATTSLPETIGEVRNWDYRFCWIRDASMVIKVVSQLGHKNIAKRYLKFIMDLIPDKDEKLQIMYGINKEKRLSETTLDHLSGYKNSSPVRVGNAAYKQKQNDIYGILMDVIHQQFINFSMDIEHTEEIWTITKGIVWVVNKHWKEADKGIWEFRTEDRHFTFSKVLCWVAVDKAIKVAEILNKQGKVTKWKQIAAEIKEDIMSKAWSDEAKAFTQSYGSHDLDASVLLMEPYGFIEARDPKYISTVNAIERDLSNDGLLYRYKNRDDFGLPSSSFTICTFWFINSLYKIGEVQKAKQWFDRLLSYSNHLGLFSEDIDFKTKRLLGNFPQAYSHLALIETAINLSNVTDDERVLDKMR
- a CDS encoding DUF6265 family protein, coding for MISKLSLFLVMLIIPFLGISQTMALEPKLDNISWIAGNWKGEAFGGQTEENWSEPSGGSMMATFKLINDGKVSFYEIEIIREVNNTLILQLKHFKNDLTGWEDKDETVDFPLKEITPTKVVFEGMTFEKISDTEMNVYVDIHNKSGEVDTVKFNYKKSN
- a CDS encoding BlaI/MecI/CopY family transcriptional regulator, with the translated sequence MKQLNKSELQIMKYLWSLKKGFMKDIVEQFPEPRPAYTTISTLLKRMCDKDYIGFNRLGRDKEYYPILQKNDYFSGQMKGMIKHFFNNSSSQFASFFTKNTDLSIQELEELQEMLQEKINQKKQ
- a CDS encoding M56/M15 family metallopeptidase, coding for MAPLLEIEMFNSVPNLAEVTLEPSNYSLQTNEILSVQTVEHITLKPNTAIKGLLVLYILVTGCFVFRFLKNLRHILKLTKQHSGLIEDLKLVPIDGQDEAFSFFNYLFVDTESLEDAIYKSSVVKHEMAHWKQLHTLDVLYTEIILCFFWFNPFVWLYKKAIIQNHEYLADRSVVESGIDTLNYSQAIIHFNSALKGHPFASGFNFNQTKNRLHMLHQSKSSIANRTVKIALALVLSTGVFVFSSFTERKDQLVVVVDAGHGGHDLGTLMEKDVVLKISQLLASKSNSKVKIIETRNSDEFLTLGERAQFINEQQPDLVISLHCNAASDPSKNGVGVIFDRNSKYAEASHKYGKTLLEHQLGALFDKGDIQTGSMVILKNINCPGVLFELGFLSNEGDKAMLLDSDNQEHIAASLYEGLLEIRDEK